The following proteins are encoded in a genomic region of Sesamum indicum cultivar Zhongzhi No. 13 linkage group LG8, S_indicum_v1.0, whole genome shotgun sequence:
- the LOC105168281 gene encoding uncharacterized protein LOC105168281: protein MYLWCFAGYGRFHCITQLLQFLMGLGEEFDNVRQQILVMDPAPSINKGYSMIASVEKQRQAHMMGTENVAMHTRIDYKKDFRVVTRKKSNEHKRSQYCSHCERTCHTKETCFKLHRTPEWYKEMAEQRRKQVSRVKALVADNVERRIDRGKLESKDDILLNKLMKLIKSSIQLKDQVHFAQTDDFASDNYAFVSHEKTVFDLWIVYTGATNHMCANSQLLHYITPSSHPIFVHLL from the coding sequence ATGTACTTGTGGTGCTTCGCAGGCTATGGCCGATTCCATTGTATCACTCAATTACTTCAGTTTTTGATGGGACTGGGAGAAGAATTTGACAATGTGCGACAACAAATTCTTGTTATGGATCCTGCACCTTCTATAAATAAAGGTTATTCCATGATTGCTAGTgttgaaaaacaaagacaGGCGCACATGATGGGGACTGAGAACGTAGCCATGCACACAAGAATTGATTACAAGAAGGATTTTAGAGTAGTGACAAGGAAGAAATCAAATGAACATAAGAGAAGTCAGTACTGTAGCCATTGTGAAAGAACATGTCACACAAAAGAGACCTGTTTCAAGCTTCATAGGACCCCAGAATGGTACAAAGAAATGGCTGaacagagaagaaaacaagttTCTAGAGTGAAAGCGCTGGTTGCAGATAATGTTGAGAGAAGAATAGATAGAGGTAAACTAGAAAGCAAGGACGACATCTTGCTTAACAAGCTGATGAAGCTCATCAAAAGCAGCATACAACTGAAGGACCAAGTTCACTTTGCACAAACGGATGATTTTGCAAGTGATAATTATGCCTTTGTTAGTCATGAGAAAACTGTCTTTGATTTATGGATTGTGTACACAGGAGCAACTAATCACATGTGTGCCAATTCCCAACTTCTCCATTATATTACTCCTTCGTCTCACCCAATTTTTGTTCACCTCCTCTAA